The following nucleotide sequence is from Deltaproteobacteria bacterium.
TAAGGAACAAATCCACGATCCAACCGATAAAAAGCAATCCCAGGGTCAAAAAATAGATGGTTCCGGAAATGGGCCGGCCGTAATAAAAACGGTGCGCTCCCGTGAAACCAAAAATCCAAAGCAGATAGCCCATGAATTTGCTGTGCGTGGTAGCCATGATCACTCCCGTGGGTTGAGATTTCCGAGCCATTCCAAAACCCTGGCCGCGCGGATCTGGTGCACGGCGTCTGGCAGATCCAGGTCCATGGTTTGGATCAATGTCACATCCTTCTGGCGTCGCAGGCACTCCAAATAAAAGCGATTCAACGAATCAAACTCATACTCGCCAGCCGCGTCATGGTAAAGCAGAACCGGAGAAGCGAAACCGTCCAGGCAATGCAACGGGGAGCGCGCGCTCAAAAAGCGATGCAATGCCGGACGGAGACGCACGGGCGTGGCCATGTCCGCGCTCAAGGCAAAAGCGGCCATGTCGATGACCGGATCAAGGCCGACCACGGCCCGGATCCGTCTGTCACGAGCGGCCAGTCGCAGCGCGAGAGTTCCTCCCAAGCCTTCCCCCATGACCCAGATGCGCTCCGGGTCCACCCACGGCAGACGCTTTTCGACCAGGTCCACGACCATCCGGCCGGTATCCAGCCCCCCACCAACCAACATAAACCGATCCAATTCCCGAGTCTGCTCGGCCACGGTGGCATTTTCCGCCCAGGCTCCCGGCACATCGAAGCCCACCGCGGCCACGCCCAACCGCGCCAGAAGGAGCAGCTGTTTCCGATCGGCATCCTCAAGGCGCCCACCCAAATTTTTCGTCATGGACACGGGCGGAACGAGCACGCAACCAACCCGACAGTTTCCCGGAGGCAACGCGATCCAGATCCGCTCCGGCGCGATGGTCGAGGCACGAGACGCCGCCAGCTCATGCCAGCGCACGCCAAAATCAAGGATTTTTGGCGGCCCAAGTTCCGGACCCGGCCAGGATTCCCGGCTTCCGGCATCGCCTCGAATCCACTCGGCCAGCGACGTGCCTCCGTCCGAATCGCAGCCAACAAGGCCAAAACACAATACCAGGACGAGCCACCACGTCTCTCTTCCGGTTGGACAGCATCCACGCCGTCGGAAGGTTGACCTTTTGGGCGTGACGGGCATAGATCCGCTGCATTTCATACTAAGGAACCCTTGCATATGATCAACACCGACCGCATTGTCTCCCTGTTCATGGACATGGTCCGCATCGACAGCCCGTCCTTGGACGAAAAAAACATGTCCGAGTACCTCCGAGGGCTGCTCGGCCCGCGTGGCTACACCATCCGTGCCGACAACGCCGGAGCCACCATTGGCGGCACCACGAACAACCTCGTCATCGGCGTCGCCGCCACCGGGCCGGGACACCCCCGGGCCTTCTCGGCGCACATGGACTGTGTCCCGCCCTGCGCCGGAATCCGCCCACACCTGGAAGACGGCGTCATCCGCAGCACCGGGGATACCGTGCTTGGCGGCGACGACAAGGCCGGCATCGCCGCCATCTTGGAAGCGCTTTTTCATCTGGAGGAAGAAAACATCCCCCACCCCGAACTCGAGCTCGTCTTCACCGTGTGCGAGGAGCACGGCCTGGTCGGGGCCAAGGCCCTGGATTTTTCCTTGGTCCGGTCCTCGGAGGTCGTGGTTCTGGATGCCGGCGGGCCAGTTGGGACCATCATTGTCCGTTCGCCGAGCAAGGCCGATATGACTATTGTTTTCCACGGCCGCGCCGCGCATGCCGGCATCGATCCGGAAAATGGCGTCAGCGCCATCCAGATGGCCGCCAATGCCATTGGCCGCATGCGCCTCCTGCGTATCGACGAGGAAACCGTGGCCAACCTGGGACGCATCGAAGGTGGCGGACAGACAAACATCGTCGCCGACACGGTCACGCTCACCGGCGAGGCGCGGGCCTACACCGAGGACAAACTCCTACGCCAAGTCGAGCACATGCGGCAATGCTGCCAGGAAGCGGCCGAGGATTTCAAGGGACATGTGGACTTCACCC
It contains:
- a CDS encoding M20/M25/M40 family metallo-hydrolase, producing MINTDRIVSLFMDMVRIDSPSLDEKNMSEYLRGLLGPRGYTIRADNAGATIGGTTNNLVIGVAATGPGHPRAFSAHMDCVPPCAGIRPHLEDGVIRSTGDTVLGGDDKAGIAAILEALFHLEEENIPHPELELVFTVCEEHGLVGAKALDFSLVRSSEVVVLDAGGPVGTIIVRSPSKADMTIVFHGRAAHAGIDPENGVSAIQMAANAIGRMRLLRIDEETVANLGRIEGGGQTNIVADTVTLTGEARAYTEDKLLRQVEHMRQCCQEAAEDFKGHVDFTHVIAYPALDVAPDSVLLNRALRACARLGLPSAVKGTGGGSDANIFAGHGLSCINLGIGMSKVHTTDEFITVASLEQSARLTAELMRS